ATGCTTTGTAGACAGTTctacacctgggttcaaatttcagGACCACCTCTTAGTATTTGCGTGACAGTAGGCAGTTACTTAAACTCACTCAGTCTCAGGctgtccatctgtaaaatggggatgatccCACCTATCTCTTAGGGAGGCTGTAAGGGTTAGATAAAAGAATATATGGAAGTGCCAAGACCAGAGCCTCACGGGAAAATGCTCAATGAATAGGAGTTATCAGCAGGGAGAAgacaaaaggaggagaaaagaaggaagcgAGGAGACCTAGTAAGGGATTGTGCGGAACACATTATGGTATGAGAAAGGAAATCACATCTAGGACTGTCCAACTCAGCACAAGGCATTTGATCAACTTAACAGGTGAAtcccatgaaaggggaaatctcTGCCTCCACGGGACAGACAGACGGTCTCTGCCTGAAGCCCACCTTTGTTCTGGACTCACAAGGATCTGAGATGGCTCCACAGGGGGGCCTTCCTTCTTGGCACCCCTTGGTCTTCGCACTGTGGACTGAGAGCCTGACACTCAGCCCTCTACAGACCTTCAATTCAGTGCTGGGAGCTTATGTGAAGGAAAAGTCAATGACCAGTCGGAGATGGGGCTGATTAAAGGGAGCAAGCAGGGACCAGGTTTTATTCAGAGAAGGCAGCCATTAATATGGCCTAGCTTTCAAGGGACCTTCTGAAAACCCTGGCTCACCACTGTCCGTAGCAGTTGATGCTGACTGAATGCACTTGGAGAGGCTGGAAGAAATATCTGTATAACCCAAGGCATCTTCCCTCCCCACTAAAAGCTGAATCCTCATGGCAGATCCAGGCGGTGGATGCACAGAGCTGCCTCAGTATCTCCTTTGGAAACCCGATATGGCTATTTCTAAGGATTGCCTAAAGCCCTCTGGACACCTGAAGCCTCCAGAGAGCAAGATATtgagacacacatacacacacacacacactcatgcacataCACTCGTGCCCTCTGAGGAAGTTCTTAGCCTACCATCTCTAGCCAGAGCCCAGAATTGGAGGTCATAATGGCCTTTCCCTGTGTAATGGCTGCCCACAATCTCAGGGGAACAGCAGCCACTGCCTGCATTTCTAACCTTTTACCAGCTTCCTTTCATGCCAAAGAGAAACTAGGAACAAGAACACAGTAATATGATCCCCAGttagcataaaataaaaacaacccagCCATGTTTTCCATGGGCTTTTCCAACCTCAAACGAAATGCATGAAGCAGggagaaagagataaaaatacaTGCATGGAACTATAAATGTACATACTGTCTGTGTATGTACAGCCAATCATCCTGACGTAAATGAGTATCTGTCTCTAGGAAAACCAAGCAGTCAGATGTAGAAATCTGAGAATTTTCACTTTCCAGAGTGCAGTCTGTGTACAGACAGGAAGGGATAGTGCCCTGATGACTCAGTGGGGAAGGGGTTAAGTCCTCAGCCATCCTGTTCTAAAGTGATTTATGATGATGTGCAGTGTTTCAAaactctcccccaccccgccccagcccaACCCCAAAGAAcagcccctctctctcccccagtcCAGGCTCAGGCTCACCATGCTGAAATGGGAAGGAGGCGGTGTTTTGCTGATCTGTTAAATTCTTAGTGAAGTTTCCTTGATTTCCAGTGGCTGCTGTTGTTTGAGTTTGGTTTGGATCAAAACTGAGGTTGTCCTGGCATTGCTGGGACTGAATCcaggcaagaggaagaagaaaaaggagaaggaaaagaggagagaaaaaggtgggaagaaataaagggaggagagaagcgtaaggaaaagaaaaaagtcctttTTCAACATCACATTCCTGTGTTTTCCCTCAGCCTGGAAACTATATTAATCCCAGTGCTTTTACGCTCGGAAACAAAGGGACTAAGCCAGACTGTGGGGGAAAGGGTGATAAGAAGGATCCTGGAACTCGAAAAAGAGAAAGAGCGAGATTCAGAAATAGCTGGGGCTCCACTTTAAGGGGCGTCCAGTACTGTCGGCCGGGGGCATtggcacacacagacacacaagccTGAGCAGAAAGAAGCTGCAGACAAATGGAGATGCAAAGACTTAAAAGGACAGCTCCTTTCACCTCATTCTACTTGTCAAGAAGGTAAAAAGGCacagccagaaagaaaagaagaaagctcaGCCCTCAGGTCCAGACAGGCGGTGGTCTGCGTGTGGCTTTGGGAGCTGGAGCTGCAGTAGACCCCTTTGTATCGGACAGCCTCgcaaaggagaaagagagttGGGAGGAAAAGTATTTCATCTAGGAACTGTCCTGGGAGCACACTTCAGATTACATTTTAAAGCCTCTGCATTCCATCTCCATGAGCCACCATGTAAGTGTGTAATCCTGCCTGTCTTTGCtgtgcttgtttgtttctttgtcgcttatttgaagaaatgaaatgGGAATGTTGTCATAATTGATACGCTCAGTGTGCATTTTCTCTGGAGCATCAGACAGTCAGTTGAAACAGTGCAAGCATGTTGAATGGGTTTCCTGCTTAATATAGCTGTCTCTGCTAAGCACTGACAAATTACAGGGACTTAAATGCAACAGGATCTCATCCGACTTTCCATTCCCTGACCTGCCTCCTTCTTCTCTAACcgccccccacccttcccctccccttggcCAAGATAGAGAAAGAGATAATGCCCAGCTCTGTTTGcaattaaatgattttctttctttctttttttactctgCCCTCCGCTTTCTGTCTTTTGACCCTGCTGCCTCCCCAAAGTGGATTGCACAATGACATGGAGAATGGGACCCAGTTTTACCATGCTACTGGCATTGTGGCTGGTGTGCGGATCAGAACCCCACGCGCATGCCATGAATAGAGGGAGCCGCGGAGGGCAGAAAGCGCCTCCGGTTTCCCCCGTCAACAGAAGGCCAGCTCGGTTACTGAGGCACACGGGGAGGTCTCAGGGAATTGAGAGAACCACTCCGGAAGAACCAAACCTCCAGCCTCTCCAAAGAAGGAGGAGCATACCGGTGTTGAGAGTGGCTCATGCCACGGCACCGTCAGCCTCCCTGGGTATCCACAGGGCCCCAGTGAGAACTGTGCGGAGACCAGCAGCCCGGAGCTCTCCCCGTGAGATGGTCCGAGATGAGGGGTCTTCAGCTCGGTCAAGAATGTTGCGCTTCCCCTCTGGCTCCAGCTCTCCCAACATCCTTGCCAGCTTTGCAGGGAAGAATAGGGTGTGGGTCATCTCGGCCCCCCACGCCTCGGAAGGCTACTACCGGCTCATGATGAGCCTGCTGAAGGACGATGTGTATTGTGAGCTGGCGGAAAGGCACATCCAGCAGATCGTGCTTTTCCACCAGGCAGGCGAGGAAGGAGGCAAGGTGCGGAGGATCACCACTGAGGGCCGGGTCCTGGAGCAGCCCCTGGACCCCAGCCTCATCCCAAAGCTGATGAGCTTCTTGAAACTGGAGAAGGGCAAGTTTGGCATGGTGCTGTTGAAGAAGACGCTGCAGGTGGAGGAGCGCTACCCTTATCCGGTCAGGCTGGAGGCCATGTATGAGATCATCGACCAGGGCCCCATCCGCAGGATAGAGAAGATCAGGCAGAAGGGTTTTGTGCAAAAATGTAAGGCCTCCGGGGTAGAGGGCCAGGTGGTGGAGGAAGGGAACGAtggcagagaggcaggaaggccaGGCCTGAGCAGcgagaagaggaaagaggagcaGAGGAGAGCACAAGTGCTACCAACCAGGGAGAGTCGGCTGAAGGCGATGAGGAAAGCGGCCACCGCTGCGGGGGCCCCTCCTCCACCGCCCACAACCCCACGGGCCACCACCCTGCCTCCTGCTGCAGCCACAGCAGTGACTCGGGCCACCTATCGGCCGGTGACGGTAACTGCAAGACCTACAACCCCCGTGGGCTTTCCGACCACCCAGAGGCCCTGGACGCCCCCGGTGCACCCTTCCTCGGAGCCTCACAGGGCCTCAGCAACAGCCGAGGtggccactgccaggggcccCGTGGCCTCCAAGAACCTCTACCCTCCACCCAGGAAGGAGCAGCCCAGGGAGAGGCCGCAGACCGCCCGGAGGCCCAGCAAGGCCACCAGCTTCGAGCGTTTCACGGCTGCCCCTCCCACCACCGTCTCCGAGCCCAGCACCAGGGCTGGCGCCGGCCGTTTCCAGGACAACCGCACGGACAGGTGGGAGCACGGCCCCCGGGACCCGAATGTGGGGCCGGGTCCTCACAAGCCTGCAAAGGGGAAACCTCCCCAAAAGAAAGCCCGGGACAAAATCCTTAGCAATGAGTACGAGGGTAAGTATGACCTCAGCCGGCCGACCGCCTCTCAGCTGGAGGAGGAGTTGCAGGTGGGGAATGTTGCCCCCAAAAAAGCGAAGGAGTCTAAAAAGCACGAAAAGCTTGAGAAACccgagaaggagaagaaaaagagggtgaAGAGTGAGAAAGCAGACAAGTTACTCAAGAGTGAAAAGCAAGTGAAGAAGGACAAGGCTGAGAAAAAGAGCaggcaggagaaagagaagaacaagaagaaaaaggcGGGGAGAACGGAGAAGGACGGGCACCTGAAACCCACGAAACACTTCGCGCAGAGTCCCAGGAAGTCGGTGACCGACCTGCTGGGGCCCTTGGAAGGCAAACGAAGGCTCCTTGTAAGTAATCTTCTCCTTGGCATTGTTCCGTGGGCCGAGGCAGTGTCCGGGCTTGgtgtgttatttttctaaaatcacaTTGTTGGATGGCAGCCTGTGGCTGAACAGGCGCTATGTTCATGCTATGATCATGAGGTTTGTCAAGGAAAGCCAGCCAGGCCAGTGGTTCCTTTTGGTTAAGATATTCTATGAACCTCTATCCACACAGACCCGCAGCCCTAAGTACAGAATCAATGACTGGGGGATCTTAGCCATGAGCCCAGGGAAGCACCTGTACTCAGCTTCCTCCAAACCCATCAGGCCCATCCCCACTTTACTTCTCTCTTCCACAGGACAGTGGAAAGATACACAGGAGGATACCGCTCCCTTCCGCCAAGTGCAAAGAATACCTAAAGTGGAATGCACTGGCCGTGGTCACAATTTAGGACAAGCGTTTCTCTCTGCATGAGCTTAAAAACCAGAAGCATGTGCATGGGTAAATGGCAGGTGTCCTCCTTTCCCCCCTAATTAGGTATATATCAGCAGTTGGAAGACTCAAAGGGGAAAGTAGAGCAGCCTGGGTGGGGAGTGGTTATGACGGGAGTGGGGAAGGGTCCTTGCTGGTCTGCCCTCACGAATATACTTTTAAAACCAGCTGGCTAAAATCTTCTCCCCTAAAGGCTGCCTCCCCCACTGCTTTGCCACCGTCCAAAGAATGATACCAGAACCTAGTCAGAC
This Phocoena sinus isolate mPhoSin1 chromosome 4, mPhoSin1.pri, whole genome shotgun sequence DNA region includes the following protein-coding sequences:
- the CCDC80 gene encoding coiled-coil domain-containing protein 80 isoform X3; amino-acid sequence: MTWRMGPSFTMLLALWLVCGSEPHAHAMNRGSRGGQKAPPVSPVNRRPARLLRHTGRSQGIERTTPEEPNLQPLQRRRSIPVLRVAHATAPSASLGIHRAPVRTVRRPAARSSPREMVRDEGSSARSRMLRFPSGSSSPNILASFAGKNRVWVISAPHASEGYYRLMMSLLKDDVYCELAERHIQQIVLFHQAGEEGGKVRRITTEGRVLEQPLDPSLIPKLMSFLKLEKGKFGMVLLKKTLQVEERYPYPVRLEAMYEIIDQGPIRRIEKIRQKGFVQKCKNLYPPPRKEQPRERPQTARRPSKATSFERFTAAPPTTVSEPSTRAGAGRFQDNRTDRWEHGPRDPNVGPGPHKPAKGKPPQKKARDKILSNEYEGKYDLSRPTASQLEEELQVGNVAPKKAKESKKHEKLEKPEKEKKKRVKSEKADKLLKSEKQVKKDKAEKKSRQEKEKNKKKKAGRTEKDGHLKPTKHFAQSPRKSVTDLLGPLEGKRRLLLITAPKAENSMYVQQRDEYLESFCKMATRKVSVITIFGPVNNSTMKIDHFQLDNEKPMRVVDDEDLVDQHLISELRKEYGMTYNDFFMVLTDVDLRVKQYYEVPIAMKSVFDVIDTFQSRIKDMEKQKKEGIVCKEDKKQSLENFLSRFRWRRRLLVISAPNDEDWAYSQQLSALSGQACNFGLRHITVLKLLGVGEEVGGVLELFPINGSSVVEREDIPAHLVKDIRNYFQVSPEYFSMLLVGKDGNVKSWYPSPMWSMVIVYDLIDSMQLRRQEMAIQQSLGMRCPEDEYAGYGYHQGYQDGYQDDYRHHESYHHGYPY
- the CCDC80 gene encoding coiled-coil domain-containing protein 80 isoform X2, giving the protein MTWRMGPSFTMLLALWLVCGSEPHAHAMNRGSRGGQKAPPVSPVNRRPARLLRHTGRSQGIERTTPEEPNLQPLQRRRSIPVLRVAHATAPSASLGIHRAPVRTVRRPAARSSPREMVRDEGSSARSRMLRFPSGSSSPNILASFAGKNRVWVISAPHASEGYYRLMMSLLKDDVYCELAERHIQQIVLFHQAGEEGGKVRRITTEGRVLEQPLDPSLIPKLMSFLKLEKGKFGMVLLKKTLQVEERYPYPVRLEAMYEIIDQGPIRRIEKIRQKGFVQKCKASGVEGQVVEEGNDGREAGRPGLSSEKRKEEQRRAQVLPTRESRLKAMRKAATAAGAPPPPPTTPRATTLPPAAATAVTRATYRPVTVTARPTTPVGFPTTQRPWTPPVHPSSEPHRASATAEVATARGPVASKNLYPPPRKEQPRERPQTARRPSKATSFERFTAAPPTTVSEPSTRAGAGRFQDNRTDRWEHGPRDPNVGPGPHKPAKGKPPQKKARDKILSNEYEGKYDLSRPTASQLEEELQVGNVAPKKAKESKKHEKLEKPEKEKKKRVKSEKADKLLKSEKQVKKDKAEKKSRQEKEKNKKKKAGRTEKDGHLKPTKHFAQSPRKSVTDLLGPLEGKRRLLLITAPKAENSMYVQQRDEYLESFCKMATRKVSVITIFGPVNNSTMKIDHFQLDNEKPMRVVDDEDLVDQHLISELRKEYGMTYNDFFMVLTDVDLRVKQYYEVPIAMKSVFDVIDTFQSRIKDMEKQKKEGIVCKEDKKQSLENFLSRFRWRRRLLVISAPNDEDWAYSQQLSALSGQACNFGLRHITVLKLLGVGEEVGGVLELFPINGSSVVEREDIPAHLVKDIRNYFQVSPEYFSMLLVGKDGNVKSWYPSPMWSMVIVYDLIDSMQLRRQEMAIQQSLGMRCPEDEYAGYGYHQGYQDGYQDDYRHHESYHHGYPY
- the CCDC80 gene encoding coiled-coil domain-containing protein 80 isoform X1; translation: MTWRMGPSFTMLLALWLVCGSEPHAHAMNRGSRGGQKAPPVSPVNRRPARLLRHTGRSQGIERTTPEEPNLQPLQRRRSIPVLRVAHATAPSASLGIHRAPVRTVRRPAARSSPREMVRDEGSSARSRMLRFPSGSSSPNILASFAGKNRVWVISAPHASEGYYRLMMSLLKDDVYCELAERHIQQIVLFHQAGEEGGKVRRITTEGRVLEQPLDPSLIPKLMSFLKLEKGKFGMVLLKKTLQVEERYPYPVRLEAMYEIIDQGPIRRIEKIRQKGFVQKCKASGVEGQVVEEGNDGREAGRPGLSSEKRKEEQRRAQVLPTRESRLKAMRKAATAAGAPPPPPTTPRATTLPPAAATAVTRATYRPVTVTARPTTPVGFPTTQRPWTPPVHPSSEPHRASATAEVATARGPVASKNLYPPPRKEQPRERPQTARRPSKATSFERFTAAPPTTVSEPSTRAGAGRFQDNRTDRWEHGPRDPNVGPGPHKPAKGKPPQKKARDKILSNEYEGKYDLSRPTASQLEEELQVGNVAPKKAKESKKHEKLEKPEKEKKKRVKSEKADKLLKSEKQVKKDKAEKKSRQEKEKNKKKKAGRTEKDGHLKPTKHFAQSPRKSVTDLLGPLEGKRRLLLITAPKAENSMYVQQRDEYLESFCKMATRKVSVITIFGPVNNSTMKIDHFQLDNEKPMRVVDDEDLVDQHLISELRKEYGMTYNDFFMVLTDVDLRVKQYYEVPIAMKSVFDVIDTFQSRIKDMEKQKKEGIVCKEDKKQSLENFLSRKKNDSQSSSAFSHWPLLFEAATVGFCFSSRFRWRRRLLVISAPNDEDWAYSQQLSALSGQACNFGLRHITVLKLLGVGEEVGGVLELFPINGSSVVEREDIPAHLVKDIRNYFQVSPEYFSMLLVGKDGNVKSWYPSPMWSMVIVYDLIDSMQLRRQEMAIQQSLGMRCPEDEYAGYGYHQGYQDGYQDDYRHHESYHHGYPY